The nucleotide sequence TCCTCGTCCTTTTCTTCCATCAGACGGTAAAGAGCATGATTCTCAATAACCTCTTCCATCTTCTCAAACGTTTCGATGTCAAGCAGAACGGCTGTTCTCCGTTCCTGTTCGTTGACTATATACTGACGTGCAATCCGCATGATGCTTCCTCCTCACTCTGCAATGAATCGTATGTATTCGTACAATAGCAGTGATGAAACCTGATTGTCAACAGAGAGGTGCGTGTAATCAGAACAGGTGCGGTTCAGAATGGCAAAAAAATACTCCCGCCGCAAGACTGCGACAAGGGGTACGGCACATCATCCTTCGGCAAACCCCGTATACTTCCGTTTGTAAGGAGCCTGAAAACCGAGAACAATATCCTCCTTGGGCACACCGAGACTCATGAGTTCCTCCGCAATACCTATTTCCGTACCGTTATGCTGCACCCAGATCTTTCCCTCTTTTATATCGAAATGCAGTATACAGCCGTGAATCCATTCATATCCGTCCCAACCGACCTGAAACAGCTGGTAATGATTATGCTCTTTATCAAAAATATACTGTTTTTCAATAGAATCGGAGTCGGGTATCTGTTTTCCCAGCGCAAGAATAACATCCTGAATATAGGCTTGATAGAGAATCATTTTTTCTATTGTATCCATGAACGAATCTCCTCCTTCTCCGGGTCAAAGGTCAGCAAAGTCACGGCGTACTCACTCAGGACGCTCTGCACGAACGGACGACGAAAGAAGGACTCATAAACATCCAGGGGAACAGCCAAAAACAAGCCGCGTTCCGGTTCTTTTTGTTTCAAGGCTACCCTGTAGTCTAGGTACTGTCCTAACGCCGTATGAAAGTCTGAAAGAAACGAGGTGCCGAGGAAACTTTTTATTTCCACAGCTATTTTCACCCCTTCTTTCTCCGCAGCCAGTACTCGTTCAGCCGCAAGATCAATATATACATTCATATCGCTCCCGGCCAGCTTAATCCAGTACGGATCATGCGTAATGCTCCACCCTTCTTTGAATAAGGCATGTTTTACCTGCTGATGAAAAATATCCCGTGCTGACATGCATCCTCTCAATGTTAGAGACCTATCTACTTTTTTTACACAGTACCAGCAATGAAACCGTATTGTCAACAGAGGGTTGCATGAAGCAAGAATAGACGCGGTTCAGCAAGGCCAAAAAATACCCCGCCGCAATGCTGCGACAGGGGCACATACATCAAAACAACTCGTAGTATGAGTCTTCACCCAGATGCCGAACATACTTTTTTACCAGTTCATCAAGCCTGTCCGGCTCCCCGACGTTGGTCCAGTCATCCACCGCTCCCTTGAAACAATACCTTCGAACTATGAACAGCCGTGCTTTATCATCAGTCAAGACAAACTCCATATACGGTGAATAGTCGATGGCTAGCATCAGGAGTTTTCGGGCTTCCTTCAGTCCACTTCCGGAGCTGATGATCTCCAGAATTCTGTCAGTATCCTGGTTTGTTATGAATACACGGATTGTTTTTTGTCGTACATCAATTTTATAATACTCAATCTTTGAAAATCGCTCCATGCCTTGCTCCACGAGAGCAACTTCCTCATCAGTAATGATTTTCTTGGGTACTTTGCGACAATAAACCTGTCCACTGGGGTTTTCATAAATCTCAAAGCCTTCCGGCATATTGTCAAGGAGCTTCCCTTCGCTTTTCAGTGAGAAATAATAGCGAGGTTTCCCGGTTTTTGTCACACCTTCATGCAGATAGTATGTTTTTTCGAGACGGTTAACGTATTGTAGTGGCATTTTGTCTGCTTTCCTCTCTCGTTAAGTCATGAGTCAACATGAATAATCAGGGGTACACACGCTGACTCAGTACAAGCCTGAAGCGCATCTGAAAAGGGTACTCTGGTCGGTTAGGATTTTCCGCATCGTGCCTGTTGACTTCCGAATGCCAGGCAAAGGTGCCTTCCCTTCGTGAACCAGCCTCTACCCAAGGGGTCCAATGATCAATCTGAGTGATGTCAGGCCGAGGAAAAGGGAACATTTCCAAAGCATCTTTCACGGTCACCGCACCTTCTTTTTCCCAACACACGGTTGCACCCAAGGACATTCTTCCTTTGACAGCATACTTGGGTAGATGGATCGTCTCGTGCCAGACAAGAAACTCCCCGCGTCGTTCACTCTTTGACGGATCAAACCAGGCTGAACTAACGCTTATCGGAGTAAAGTGACTGGCATCTAATATGGAAACAGCACCGGGAGCAACAGTATCGGGAGGGGTTGTCAAACGGGCAGCATTGACCCGTAATTCGACTTCACGGTGGACATACAACCCGCTTTCTCTATGCATAAGCGCATCATTCTGCGCTTCCATATAAAACGGGCTGCACCCGAACAACGAACTACCAAGCAGCAGGAGGGAACAAATTTTCTTTTTCATATTTGCCTATCGGTCGTATCTCTAATTTGCCGCCTTTAAAAACGTAGCTGACAGTAAGCAGGTATCACTCTTGTTGCTGCATATGCAGGGGTATTTTATTAACGACAGTCCTTCCCGTTGTGGTTTGATATGATTCTGTAACCAAGAGCAAGTTAGGTTCAATGCTGGTGACGACTCCATGTCGGCCAATGGCCATGCCTTGCTCTATCAGATGGCCCTCTCCGGTGACGTCTTCCAGCATGGCTATCGTTTTGTCCTTAAAAGCCATCACCGCAACAAGCCGTAATTGGCCCGGTTCAAACTTCTGTAGTTCGGTCAAGATTTCATGCGGATCAATCCTTTTTTCTTCTGGGGGTTCCTTGGTGTTAAAAAAGGGGAAAAAAGGATCTGGTCGATCTGCAAATGTATAATCGAATTGATGGTACCCTCGGAGATCGGTTACAGGAGGAACCTGTTGTTTTTCGTTTGCTGACTGTTCGTTCGCTTGCACCTGAACGCAGAGGAATCCCGCCAAAACAAGAATGGCAGCGAACAGGTATCTGTGTTGTAAAATAGCCTTCATGGTACGACCTCCTTTTGGTATGGATAATTTTACCTGCAAGGTTGCTAGCACGGTAGTAGTTGTGATGGTTGGTATGCGTTGTTATCTATCGTTCACCCCTTGATAACGGAGAGGAGGGCATGCCGTCAATGTTTACGGGAGTAGCCAAAGAGATCAAGGGCAAATCCTTCTTGCTTATGCATTTTTTCAACTTTGTCTCGGTGAGCACCTACTATACCACAAAGTGCTTGTTGTGCCTCCTGGGAGAGTTCAGTCCAGCAAAATGCTGCAACTCGGAAACTGAACTGGAAGAGCTTGGCATCGAACATTTCGCTTGAACGAACAAAACCGGGAATGGGATGCAGTGTATATCCAAGTGATCGGACCGCTATTATTGCATCCAATGACCACAGTCTTCGTAGCTCCTTTGCTCCAAGTTCGATGAGGGACAGTAATTGTTGGCCCTTTGGAGGTAAACTGCTTACCCGAACGCCATCATCCGTTGGGTCGATTTTGATTTCTTTTTTGGTATACGAGCCAATGGATTGCAGCCAGGAATCAGGGAGTTCTATTATCAGACTGTCATTAAGCCGTAACTGATCGAATGTCCGAATGAGCAGATCAAGGTATAACTCCGTAGCTGATCCGGGGAAACGACAGTGCAGAAATGTCTCGTATGCCAATTCCATACTGTTGATAGGTGTTACCTGTTGATTCTCTGTTGCTGTTGACATTTTTTTCTTGCTCTCTTGTGCTAACTATTGATTATCAAGCGTTCTTTCCTGATAACAGGTGATGTTGAGTTGTCAGGAGCAATCCCTATTGTATATTCATATACACAGTAACCGTAATAAAACTTGTTTGTCAACAAAGGGTTGCAGGAGAGAAAGGAGAGATGAGGGGCAATACAGGATAATGAGCAAAAAAATACCCCCGCCGCAAGACTGCGACAGGGGTACATGAGCCTCCTCTCAATGAACCTACATCAGGTCCACCAGATAGAGCGCTTGGGTGGGTTGCCGTATTTCTCAAATACATCCCCAGCTTCCTTGAGCACCTCATCAAGCTCTTCCACTGTAAAGGTATATCCATCTTCTGTCGCCAAGGCGACAAACTCTTCCTTATTGCCTGGAACATCATATTTTGCCCGGACGTGCTTATCCTCGCCACCTGCAATCAACAATGCTTCAACGTCTTTTTTAGCCACCGGAATCTCCTTCCTTACGTATTTAGTTAATGCCTATCCGTGTGTTACGGGATAAATTCAATGTTAATCTGCTCATCCTCTCCTTGCGTTAAGGCGTATACACCGCCATCAAGGAGGACCATTTCTCTTTCCAGCGCAGCCAGTTTTAAGGCTACGATCGTTGCCTGAACCGGTTCCTGGTCCGCCTCACGGTTGGTATGTACCAGAACCTTATCACTCTCGTCGGTGAATTGGAGGAGGAGGGCGTTATGATCGAGAAAAATAAGGTCTTCATAGACATAGGAGATGCCCATGCCTGTTGACTCCACGATCTCCTTGACTACACCGAGTTTTTTTACTGCACTTTCCTCACTCATCACACATCACTCTCTTGTATATTCAGCAGATAAGCTCTTTAGTGACTAATATCTGCATCTTGTCGGCCAGTTCCAGCATTGCCGGGATCTTTTCCATTTCCGGCGGGCTGATTTTAAAGCCGTCAAGATCGCATATCTCCTGATACTTGTCCATTTCCAGTAATCCTGCACCAAGCTCTGTCATCCTGCCTGGGAAGGTGTTTTCCATCGCCTCAACCAGGTCCACCATAGTATGGTTGTACGGCATGGTGCCTCGTTGCATCAGGGCTGCCATGACGAATTTTTCAATGGCCATCGCGATCAGATTGTAGAGGATTTCTGAAGTAAAAATCTTGTTCTTTTTTTTGTAGGCCGCAGTCGCCGTCTTGAGGTACGCTTCTCCGTCGTGAAGAAATTCCTCCCATCCCTTGATCGGTTCAAGTCCCGCCAAGGGGATCAGCTCTGGTTCTTTTATCATTCCCCAACTCCCTTTGTCTTGCGCAGGCAGATCAGGTCCGTGGGTTGGTAGCCTATCCGATTGTAAAAGCCTAATGCCCTGCTGTTATTGCGATCAGCCAGTAATTGAATCCGGGTCGCTCCCTGAAGGGCTGACCATTCCGCAATGGCCTCCATGAGTCTCCTGCCCGTGCCTTGTGTCTGCCAGGCGGGCAGGATGACCACATCTTCCACCAGGGCGGATACCCCGCCCTCTGCCGTGGAGATGAGTAACTGAGCTGTACACATGCCGATGATCCGACCCTGACGTTCCGCCACCAGAACTGCAGCCTGAGGTCTCTGCAAGAGCAGGCGCAATCCCCGCTTCTGCCTGTCCGCATTGAAGTTAAAATCCTTTTCAATGCTGAACAAGACTTCCAGGAGAAAAACCAGGCCGGTGAGATCCTCTTCCCGTGCTCTGCGGATCAGTATTTTTCCGGCAATGTCCGGCATTATCCCGCTCATGGATCTGTTCTCTTAGCTTTCCAGCAGGTAATCCGCTGCCGGTTCACCATCTTCCAGGCCGTCCAGGATGGCATCAACCGCCT is from Candidatus Electrothrix sp. GW3-4 and encodes:
- a CDS encoding XisI protein, translated to MDTIEKMILYQAYIQDVILALGKQIPDSDSIEKQYIFDKEHNHYQLFQVGWDGYEWIHGCILHFDIKEGKIWVQHNGTEIGIAEELMSLGVPKEDIVLGFQAPYKRKYTGFAEG
- a CDS encoding XisH family protein gives rise to the protein MSARDIFHQQVKHALFKEGWSITHDPYWIKLAGSDMNVYIDLAAERVLAAEKEGVKIAVEIKSFLGTSFLSDFHTALGQYLDYRVALKQKEPERGLFLAVPLDVYESFFRRPFVQSVLSEYAVTLLTFDPEKEEIRSWIQ
- a CDS encoding pilus assembly protein PilP, which gives rise to MKAILQHRYLFAAILVLAGFLCVQVQANEQSANEKQQVPPVTDLRGYHQFDYTFADRPDPFFPFFNTKEPPEEKRIDPHEILTELQKFEPGQLRLVAVMAFKDKTIAMLEDVTGEGHLIEQGMAIGRHGVVTSIEPNLLLVTESYQTTTGRTVVNKIPLHMQQQE
- a CDS encoding Nif11-like leader peptide family natural product precursor, which translates into the protein MAKKDVEALLIAGGEDKHVRAKYDVPGNKEEFVALATEDGYTFTVEELDEVLKEAGDVFEKYGNPPKRSIWWT
- a CDS encoding GNAT family N-acetyltransferase, with amino-acid sequence MSGIMPDIAGKILIRRAREEDLTGLVFLLEVLFSIEKDFNFNADRQKRGLRLLLQRPQAAVLVAERQGRIIGMCTAQLLISTAEGGVSALVEDVVILPAWQTQGTGRRLMEAIAEWSALQGATRIQLLADRNNSRALGFYNRIGYQPTDLICLRKTKGVGE